A stretch of DNA from Lodderomyces elongisporus chromosome 4, complete sequence:
attgattgattttgttgagtACAGATATTTCCAAGTATACACCACCTACAACAGGGGAATCTGGTTGACTTTTGTTGCAGTAATTCTCATCTTTGTTAATGGTTTATTATTGAACCATTTCTTTCACAATGCAATGATTTGTGGAGCTCAGGCCAAAGCTATCTTGACAAAGGCCttattgatgaaatcattcaaacTCGACGGTAAAGCACAATACAAGTTTCCACCAGGAAGAGTCACAAGTTTAATGAGTACAGATCTTGCAAGGATCGACTTGGCCATTGGATTCCAACCATTGGTGTTGTGTTTCCCAATCCCAGTAGTCATCTCAATTGCcattcttttgaaaaatattgGTGTTGCCGCATTATCAGGAATCGGCCTCTTTTTGGTCTCGTTGATTGTTTGCGTGTTACTCACTAAAAAATTGTTCACCACTAGAGAAAAAGTCGTTTGCTTTACCGATGAAAGGGTTTCACTCATGAGAGAAATACTTAATAATCTCAAGATTATCAAATTTTACGCATGGGAAATGGCATACAAGGCAGCAATAGCCAAGGTGCGTAACAAAGAAATGCGCCATTTATTCACAATTAAAGTGTTGCGCAATTTCATTACTGCATATGCATTAACACTTCCAGTGTTGACCTCAATGGTTTCATTCATTACCATGTGGGCAACAAACAATATGAAGTCTCCAGGTGAAGTGTTTAGCTCTTTGTCATTGTATGCTATTCTTGCACAGGCTATCATGTTGCTCCCCATTGCATTAGCCACTGGTGCTGATGCATTGATTGGCTTTCAAAGATGCAATGCGTTCCTTTCTGCAGAAGAGTTTCACGACGAGTTGGCGCAACAGTTGAATGAGAAAAACTACTATTTAAGAGATTCACCAGCAAATAAAGTCACCATCAAAGTCTCCCATGCAGATTTCCATTGGGAGGACAACCATGCTGATGATACATTGTTGGACCCAGAATTATGGgatattgaagaagaagatattAAAATTATGAAAGAAGGGTCAATCTATCTGAATCAgaagcaacagcaacagcaacaacaacaacaacaacaaatgcaGACGGAGACGCATAGCCCGTATGGTTTTGAAAGCGACTCAGCATCCTGTTcaacaattacaaattcaaataatAATCAATTCCAAGGATTATCCAACGTCAATCTTACAATAAATCGTGGCGAGTTTGTTATTATCACCGGTGTAATTGGTTCAGGAAAGACTTCGTTGCTTCACGCTTTGGCAGgaatattgaaaattaCAAACCCATCTAGGGGACAGCTTATTGTGAATGACAAGATCCTTCTTTGCTCATCACCATGGATACAAAATGCCACTGTTCGTGAAAACATTACATTTGGTAAGCCATTTGACATTGCCAAATATAAACAAGTTCTCTTTGCATGTGCGTTGGAAGATGATATTCGTATGCTTCCAGCTGGCGACAGAACTGAGATTGGTGAGCGTGGTATCACCTTGTCCGGTGGCCAAAAGGCTAGAATTAATTTGGCCAGGGCTTGTTACGCCGATGCAgaaattcttcttttcgaTGATGTCATTTCAGCAGTTGATTCTAAGGTGGCTCGTCACATTGTGAGCCATTTATTCAAAGGTTTATTGAAACACAAGACTATAGTGTTGGCAACTCACCAGTTGGGTATTTTGGATTTCGCAGACAAAGTTGTGTTTATAGACAATGGCAGTGTCTATAGTGGTTTGGTTCCACAACTTAAACATGAAAATAACAATTTCCGCAAGTTGCTTGATCACGGAGAAGACAGAGCAGGAGATGCAGAAAATGCAGCATCTACCGACAACCTTTCTGAAGTGACCAATTTACAAAGATTGCCACCGCTTACTGATGGTGCCAGTGCCAGTGCAGGTGCCGGTGCCGGTGCAGGTTTCCATGAAGGTCATCAAAACGATATTAGCGGTAGGACTACGCTTGACGAAGTACGCGCAACAAATTCGATATCTTGGAAAATctacaaaaaatatatcGAATTGGGCGCAGGAATCTTTGGCAAGTTTGCTGTTCCTCTATTTCTTCTACTTGTTACTATAGCCACCTTTTGCCAAGTTTTCACAAATACATGGTTATCGTTTTGggttgaaaaaaagtttcCAGACAAGTCAGATCATTTCTACATTACGATTTATGTCGTTTTTGCATTCCTCACCGTCATCTTCACTGGTATTGAATTTAGTATGTTGGCATATATGCAAGATTGCTCTGCAAATTCACTCAATTTGAAGGCAGTCGGTAAAATCTTGCATGCACCAATGTCATTCATGGACACTACACCATTGGGACGTATTCTTAATAGATTTACTAAGGATACCGATTCTCTTGATAATGAGATTGGTGAGCAGATGAGGTTATTTATATTCCCCTTGGCACTCATCATTGGTATCATAATTCTTTGCACTTGTTACTTACCAtattttgctgttgctgttccaTTTTTAGCATTTGGATTTTTATTCTTGGCCAACTTTTATCAAGGCTCATCTAGGGAGATCAAGAGATTAGAGGCTACTCAAAGATCATTGGTGTACAACAACTTCAACGAGACATTGACTGGTATGGCGACCATTAAATCGTTTGGTGCCGAGCAAGATTTTATTAGAAAGAATGATTATTTCTTGGACAAAATGAATGAAGCTTATTACTTATCAATTGCTACTCAGCGTTGGCTTTGTGTGCACTTGGACATCATTACTTCGTGCTTTGCCTTGATTATTTGCTTACTTTGTATCACTGAACAATTTAGCATTAGTGCATCATCCACAGGTTTATTGCTCAATTATGTTATGCAATTGGTTGGAGTTTTGTCGCTTACTGTGCGTTCAATGACCTCAGTGGAGAATGAAATGAACTCTGTTGAAAGATTACACGAGTATGCGTTTGATTTGCCCCAAGAGTCTGCATACATCATTGACAAGGCAGCTCCACCACAAGAATGGCCAGCGTCTGGTTATATTACATTCAAGGATGTTCACCTTAGGTACAGATCAAACCTTCCCTTTGTTCTTAAAGGATTAGATGTGAATTTCTACCCTGGTGAGAAAGTCGGTATATGTGGACGAACTGGAGCTGGTAAGTCATCTATTATGTCGGCATTATACAGACTTGTTGAGGTTGAGCAAGGCAAGATTGAGATTGATGGGTTGGACATTTCGCAAATGGGATTGTTTGACTTGCGCTCAAGATTATCGATTATTCCTCAAGATCCGGTGCTTTTCCAAGGAACAATTAGACGTAACTTGGATCCATTTGGCGAATACGACACGTATACTTTGTGGAAAGCTCTTGCAGCTACAGGGTTGATTGAAGAGTCACAAATTCCTTACTTGTCATCTGTCCTGATTTCAGATAATGGTGTTAGCCACAAGTCACTTCATAAATTCCACCTTGATCAGCTTGTTGACGATGATGGACTAAATTTTTCTCTTGGTGAAAAGCAATTAATTGCATTGGCTAGGGCTCTAGTGCGCAATTCCAAGATTCTTGTGCTAGATGAGGCCACCAGCTCTGTTGATTTTGCCACCGATGGTAGGATCCAGGAGTTGATAAATCgagaatttaaaaattgtaCAGTGTTGTGTATTGCCCATAGATTGAAAACCATCCTCAACTATGACAGAGTCATTGTTATGGACAAAGGTGCTATTGCTGAAAAGGGAGATCCCTGGAAATTGTATAATGACAATGGTGTGTTTAGGTCAATGTGTGACAAGGCCAACATTCGTGCTGGGGACTTCCcataagaaaaaataaaaaaaacaggtAAAACTTGTTTTATATGTTATGATTAGATTAAAGTCaaaattgagaaaaaaaaaaaggagagaaTGGAAAATTTGACAAAATTAGACAACAACTAAGTATAatgatttgaaaatattaTGATTTTTAATGCTATGATAAAAGTTTTACAATTCAATGTTATGTaatatagttttttttgtggcCCAATGTAATACATTAAGTGATAAGACTTGgggttttctttcttttattttttcttttttaatttctatCCTTTGAATTCTTGTTAGAAAAGTGGGACAACAATGTCTTGATAGTGATTTTGTAGCAACAGCTTATAAAAACAACTTCTTTATTAATTGCAGGTTTAGAGCTTACCATGAGACTCGATcttatttatatacatttttccttttctaaCCGACTTTACCCCAGCTCTCGCTGTTATCGCTAATATTTAAAACTTTTGGGTTACAAAAATGAGGTTTGAGcattgttaaaaaaaaaaagaataaataaaataaaaaaaaataaaaaataaaaaaaaagaggaataTTTACACATCGAGCCATCTCTAAGCAAAAAATTACATTGTTTGAGAAGTAAAGGTACACCAAAATGTAATTAAATGGATTGTTAGTATGATCCAACGGAATAGACCGGGTGTAGATGAGAAATACAACTTGTGAAGGCTCTTATGATGATTGTGATGGTCTACTTTGAATCTCACAAATTGGTCCCTTTAAACCGTAATTGACGAGGATCAATGGAGCTGCTAGCATTTCTCAAGACTTTCCCGAGTCCAATTTTACATTTGCTCATCACTACTACTAGTACTACtagtactactactattagaCTTATTACCAAATACAATTACACCATTGCAACGGCTTTTTATGCATTGGAAAAAGGAGAGCGCAGAGCAAAGGTTGGGAGAAAACCATACTTGACAAGAGGTAAAGCAAACCGTGACAGCAACGTTTCTCTGAATTTATGACGGCGATTACTTTCTAGCATGTGTCTCATATCCGCGtgctttttctctctttttctttttttctttttcaatactGTAATGTATTGTACTGTATTGTACTGTATgtgatttattttttgttttgttgtaaTTTTCCCCttcagaaaaagaaaagaaaatatgaCTTTTGTTGTAATTTCTACGTGTCGATGGCTCCCAAGTTGCCTGTGTCCTCGAGAGAGTCATTCAGAATATCTTGCAAATATAGCACAAGCAACATCGTAAAGGAGCTGGTTGTAACACATATAGATACagacacacagacacacagtcacacagacacacagacacacagacacataTTTTGTGGAATGAAGCCGCGGTAATATGAAACTGGCCAATGGGAGGCGTTCAGTTTGAAATAGGTCACTTCCAGGcaacagaaaaaataaaaaaataaaaaaaataaatgaaaaaaaatttattgtACACAAATCTCAGTGAGTTATGCCTTTGCGTCTATTtgcttctctctctttctctctttctctctctaaTTAAATTTCCCTTAAGGTACTGCCACCAATTGTGCGGAAAGCAAGCTTCCTCTATCATGAtatataaaacaaaaatagagTCCATACTTTTTCAACAGAATTCCATTTCTActgaaatttttcaaaattttttctctctttttttccctcttttttccatttgttttttatataaaccTATTTATTCAATATCGTTGTTTACAACTTCTATTAATCAACTTATACTCATATAATAACATAATGCCAGCTCCATACGAAAAAGGATCATCAAAGAAAGGTGCTACACTTTTCAAGACCAGATGTTTGCAATGTCACACAACCGAAAAAGGTGGTGCTAACAAGGTTGGTCCAAACTTGCACGGTGTCTTTGGTAGACACTCAGGTCAAGCTGAAGGTTACAGTTACACAGAGGCCAACAAGAAGGCCGG
This window harbors:
- the CYC1 gene encoding iso-1-cytochrome c, which produces MPAPYEKGSSKKGATLFKTRCLQCHTTEKGGANKVGPNLHGVFGRHSGQAEGYSYTEANKKAGVLWDEQHMSDYLENPKKYIPGTKMAFAGLKKAKDRNDLVTYLKEATS